A genomic segment from Methanobrevibacter oralis encodes:
- a CDS encoding ribosome biogenesis/translation initiation ATPase RLI: MTRISILDKDRCQPKKCDYLCINYCPGVRMDEDTIVIDENTKKPLISEQLCEGCGICTNRCPFDAIHIINLPEAIGEPIHRFGQNQFELFGLPNLEKGSVLGLLGQNGIGKSTIMNILTGNLIPNFGDWENPVNNWDRVIEYYKGSALQNYFKQLANGEIKTILKPQMVDKLPKVVKGNVRNLLENVDEKNKFDYVCEELDLLNVLDRKIENLSGGELQRVAIAATVLREGDFYYFDEPTSWLDVSQRLNAVRVIRSLAEEGKSVLVIEHDLATLDALSDNIHILYGSPGGYGVVSGRKGVRLGINAYIKGFLAEENVRIRKNPIEFTIRPPTPEDEGDPLASYTDLNKDYDGFKLSVDAGDIFYDEIVTAFGSNGIGKTTFAKMLAGVEKPTTGKVNEEVIIAYKPQYIVTNFEGSVNDYLYMNAPSYGSKIFESEIMIPFNLEAILDKAVKSLSGGELQRLSIAATLSKDAEIYLFDEPTAFLDVEQRLTAARVIRKIVESKNAASLIVDHDIVFIDYISDRAMVFDGTPGLEGHASKPTDLRTSMNEFLENLNITFRRDKETKRPRVNKLDSYLDREQKEKGEYYYLSD; encoded by the coding sequence ATGACTCGTATATCAATATTAGACAAAGACAGATGTCAACCAAAAAAATGTGATTATCTTTGCATCAATTACTGTCCAGGTGTTAGAATGGATGAAGACACCATCGTTATTGATGAAAATACTAAAAAACCATTAATCTCTGAACAGCTCTGTGAAGGATGTGGTATTTGTACAAATAGATGTCCATTTGATGCAATACACATCATCAATTTACCTGAAGCTATTGGAGAACCAATTCATAGATTTGGTCAAAATCAATTTGAATTATTTGGGCTTCCAAACTTAGAAAAAGGCAGTGTTTTAGGTTTGCTTGGTCAAAATGGTATTGGTAAATCAACAATCATGAACATATTAACAGGTAATTTAATTCCTAACTTTGGAGATTGGGAAAATCCTGTTAATAATTGGGATAGAGTAATTGAATATTACAAGGGTTCAGCACTTCAAAATTATTTTAAACAACTAGCTAACGGAGAAATAAAAACAATCCTTAAACCACAAATGGTAGATAAACTTCCAAAAGTTGTTAAAGGAAATGTTAGAAATTTACTTGAAAATGTAGATGAAAAAAATAAATTTGATTATGTTTGTGAAGAATTAGACTTATTAAATGTCCTTGATAGAAAAATAGAAAATCTAAGTGGTGGAGAACTTCAAAGAGTAGCTATAGCTGCAACAGTATTAAGAGAAGGGGACTTTTATTACTTTGATGAACCAACATCATGGTTAGATGTATCCCAAAGACTTAATGCAGTTCGTGTAATAAGATCCCTTGCAGAAGAAGGAAAAAGTGTTTTAGTTATTGAACATGATTTAGCCACATTAGACGCACTATCAGACAATATTCATATATTATATGGTTCACCAGGAGGATATGGTGTTGTATCTGGAAGAAAAGGAGTTAGACTTGGAATTAATGCATACATCAAAGGATTTTTAGCAGAAGAAAATGTGAGAATAAGAAAAAATCCTATTGAATTTACAATCAGACCACCAACACCTGAAGATGAAGGTGATCCATTAGCTAGTTACACAGACCTAAATAAAGATTATGATGGATTTAAATTAAGTGTAGATGCTGGAGATATTTTTTATGATGAAATAGTAACTGCATTTGGATCTAATGGTATTGGAAAAACAACCTTTGCCAAAATGTTAGCTGGTGTTGAAAAACCAACCACAGGAAAAGTAAATGAAGAAGTCATAATTGCATATAAACCTCAATATATTGTTACAAACTTTGAAGGAAGTGTAAATGACTACTTGTACATGAATGCACCAAGTTACGGAAGTAAAATCTTTGAAAGTGAAATTATGATTCCATTTAATCTTGAGGCAATATTAGACAAAGCAGTTAAAAGTTTAAGTGGTGGGGAACTCCAAAGATTATCAATAGCTGCAACTCTTTCAAAAGATGCTGAAATTTACTTATTCGATGAACCAACCGCGTTTTTAGATGTAGAACAAAGACTAACTGCTGCGAGAGTTATTAGAAAAATAGTTGAAAGTAAAAATGCCGCATCACTTATTGTAGACCACGATATTGTATTTATTGATTATATATCTGATAGAGCAATGGTATTTGATGGAACACCTGGTTTAGAAGGTCATGCTTCAAAACCAACTGATCTTAGAACCTCAATGAATGAATTTTTAGAAAATTTAAACATTACATTTAGAAGAGATAAAGAAACAAAAAGACCTAGAGTTAATAAACTTGATAGTTATCTAGATCGTGAACAAAAAGAAAAAGGAGAATATTATTATTTATCAGATTAA
- a CDS encoding putative zinc-binding protein yields the protein MCDKIALISCSGLSPLGLVVRAATIELALEHENIVAACITEYSAQPNICSPILDDAKIVSISGCGDDCVSSILDRKIIKNISADFVVKIYDLHPNDSVRLDDDGEESVIVLKKYILKEIENI from the coding sequence ATGTGTGATAAAATTGCATTAATTTCTTGTAGTGGATTAAGTCCACTTGGGTTAGTTGTAAGAGCAGCTACTATTGAATTAGCTTTAGAACATGAAAATATTGTTGCAGCATGTATAACTGAATATTCTGCGCAACCTAATATTTGTAGTCCTATTCTGGATGACGCTAAAATTGTTTCAATCAGTGGATGTGGTGATGATTGTGTTTCTTCTATACTTGATAGAAAAATTATAAAAAATATTTCAGCTGATTTTGTTGTTAAAATATATGATTTACATCCTAATGATTCGGTTAGATTAGATGATGATGGTGAAGAATCAGTAATTGTTTTAAAAAAATATATCTTAAAAGAAATAGAAAATATTTAA
- a CDS encoding pyridoxal phosphate-dependent aminotransferase: protein MRDSDYDIKHPRKKFQKTERVPPKGYHCSNDFFEDMFMDKDMIWMGQNTNHLHGDIIADAMASCVKKKEYCKYPPPEGFSELKQLILDDLGFKDLDVLLNAGATESLYLCMQALLEKEDNVILSDPGYFIIGDFANRFAGEVRYVSIYNEKYNYKLTPELVRQNMDENTRMIILIDPLNPLGSCYTEDELKEFAQMAIENNMYLLHDITYRDFSRKHFLVENYAPGQTLTIYSFSKIFGMAGLRMGGVVASKPLVDVLKNAVVNDLGVNIVAQYGAMAGLKTKSEWIDDIKETTFHNQKLIKEMIDKIDGAFLPVYPSDANMMVIDLYGTGINPKDMSNYLIKKEIFTREGEYTSELFGDRYLRVSFSIPTKDVEKFCEEFPKAVEALRTN from the coding sequence ATGAGAGATAGTGATTATGACATAAAGCATCCTAGAAAGAAATTTCAAAAAACTGAAAGGGTGCCTCCAAAAGGTTATCATTGTTCTAATGACTTTTTTGAAGACATGTTCATGGATAAAGATATGATTTGGATGGGTCAAAATACAAATCATTTACATGGAGACATTATAGCTGATGCAATGGCTAGTTGTGTCAAAAAAAAAGAATATTGTAAATATCCTCCTCCAGAAGGATTTTCAGAGCTAAAACAATTAATTTTGGATGATCTAGGTTTTAAAGACCTTGATGTATTATTAAATGCTGGAGCTACTGAATCATTATATCTCTGTATGCAGGCCTTACTTGAAAAAGAAGACAATGTTATTTTGTCAGATCCAGGTTATTTTATTATTGGGGACTTTGCCAATAGATTTGCAGGGGAAGTAAGATATGTATCTATTTATAATGAAAAATATAATTATAAACTTACTCCAGAATTAGTTAGACAAAACATGGATGAAAATACTCGTATGATTATTTTAATTGATCCATTAAATCCATTAGGATCTTGCTATACTGAAGATGAGCTTAAAGAATTTGCTCAAATGGCTATTGAAAATAATATGTATCTTTTACATGATATAACTTATAGAGATTTTTCAAGAAAACATTTCTTAGTTGAAAATTATGCACCAGGTCAAACATTAACAATTTATAGTTTTTCTAAAATATTTGGAATGGCAGGTTTAAGAATGGGTGGAGTTGTAGCTTCAAAACCTCTTGTTGATGTTTTAAAAAATGCTGTTGTTAATGATTTGGGTGTTAATATTGTTGCACAGTATGGTGCTATGGCAGGTTTAAAAACTAAAAGTGAATGGATTGACGATATTAAAGAAACTACATTCCATAATCAAAAATTAATAAAAGAAATGATTGATAAGATTGATGGAGCATTTTTACCTGTTTATCCATCTGATGCGAATATGATGGTCATTGACTTATATGGAACTGGAATTAATCCAAAAGACATGTCAAATTATTTAATTAAAAAAGAAATTTTTACAAGGGAAGGAGAATATACAAGCGAATTATTTGGAGATAGATATTTACGTGTTAGTTTCTCTATTCCAACAAAAGATGTTGAAAAATTCTGTGAAGAATTTCCTAAGGCTGTTGAAGCTTTAAGAACAAATTAA
- a CDS encoding cysteine peptidase family C39 domain-containing protein: protein MIKFMNDVIVKASKTIRKNIKEGKGVPTMLVMMDSNGNSHKLSKKEVAGIFEARNVFILKKGRLPNYVTLNSTANNPLVMDYQNNKYNCCPTSLSMAIQMLYSYKSENVCAKALKTNTAGTAPLDLVSGAKNLGYEVKRISRNKASVKAQLNMGKSVIAHIQTKSATCLGYVGDYGHYVLIYGMSSDNYKIADPTKGIKTCRTGILDKATNGREIHYYSVSPL, encoded by the coding sequence ATGATTAAATTTATGAATGATGTTATCGTTAAAGCATCAAAAACAATTAGAAAAAATATTAAAGAAGGAAAAGGAGTCCCTACTATGTTAGTAATGATGGATAGTAATGGGAACTCACATAAACTATCTAAAAAAGAGGTTGCAGGGATATTTGAGGCGAGAAATGTTTTTATACTTAAAAAGGGTAGATTGCCTAATTATGTGACTTTAAACTCTACTGCAAACAATCCATTAGTGATGGATTATCAAAACAACAAATACAATTGTTGCCCGACTAGTTTAAGTATGGCAATTCAGATGTTATATTCGTATAAAAGTGAAAATGTTTGTGCAAAAGCATTAAAAACAAATACGGCCGGTACTGCTCCATTAGATTTGGTAAGTGGTGCTAAAAATCTTGGATATGAAGTAAAAAGAATTAGTAGAAATAAAGCAAGTGTTAAAGCTCAATTGAATATGGGTAAGTCAGTTATTGCACATATTCAGACAAAATCTGCTACTTGTTTAGGTTATGTTGGTGATTATGGGCATTATGTGTTAATCTATGGAATGTCAAGTGATAATTATAAAATCGCAGACCCTACTAAAGGGATAAAAACTTGTAGAACTGGAATTTTAGATAAAGCTACTAATGGACGCGAAATACACTATTACAGTGTTAGTCCATTATAA